A single window of Rhipicephalus microplus isolate Deutch F79 chromosome 5, USDA_Rmic, whole genome shotgun sequence DNA harbors:
- the LOC119174870 gene encoding ubiquitin-conjugating enzyme E2 J1, translating into MEGQYNLRSPAVKRLMREAQELREATEEYFAQPLDDNLFEWHFTVRGPPDSEFEGGIYHGRVILPPDYPMKPPSIILLTPNGRFEINKKICLSISGHHPESWQPSWSLRTALLAIIGFMPTHGSGAIGSLDYSSIERKLLAKKSQTWSCPSCGPIAKLLKEHSQEPHDTAADKEAREQATQIMFKDASEKPGTARTSESNSIEQTTTSVTLPQPNDSNSKGQPSANADKKATNASSSVTSDTSTTVRATQSDSVIRSTTEDTPDMVKRRLAAARILAQRAERLAQQQQPLAALAEETGTGNRTARVSSGDNLRMAYNAAIWLIGSAFVGLLIRRVFFL; encoded by the exons ATGGAGGGGCAGTACAATCTCCGCAGCCCAG CTGTGAAGCGTCTTATGCGAGAGGCCCAGGAACTCCGTGAAGCGACGGAAGAATACTTTGCGCAACCATTGGAT GATAATCTGTTTGAGTGGCACTTTACTGTGCGCGGGCCGCCGGACTCCGAGTTTGAAGGAGGTATCTACCATGGCCGCGTAATCCTTCCCCCAGACTATCCCATGAAGCCACCGAGCATCATTCTTTTGACG CCTAACGGACGCTTTGAGATCAACAAGAAGATTTGCCTAAGCATCTCAGGTCACCATCCCGAATCATGGCAGCCGTCATGGTCTT TACGAACGGCCCTGCTGGCCATCATCGGTTTCATGCCAACTCATGGAAGTGGTGCGATCGGTTCTCTGGACTATAGTTCCATTGAACGGAAGCTGCTCGCAAAAAA ATCACAAACATGGAGCTGCCCCAGCTGTGGCCCAATAGCCAAGCTGCTCAAGGAACACTCACAAGAACCACATGACACTGCCGCCGACAAGGAGGCAAGGGAGCAGGCAACGCAGATCATGTTCAAG GATGCCAGTGAGAAGCCCGGCACAGCCAGGACTAGCGAAAGCAATTCCATTGAGCAGACAACAACATCGGTGACTCTACCACAGCCAAATGACTCCAACAGCAAAGGGCAGCCATCGGCTAATGCAGACAAGAAAGCGACAAATGCTAGCAGCAGTGTCACTAGTGACACATCCACTACAGTTCGGGCCACCCAGTCGGATTCGGTGATCAGAAGCACTACCGAGGACACACCAGACATGGTGAAGCGGCGACTTGCAGCGGCACGAATCCTGGCGCAGCGTGCCGAGCGCCTCGCCCAGCAACAACAGCCACTCGCTGCACTGGCCGAGGAGACGGGCACGGGAAATCGTACGGCAAGAGTGAGCTCGGGAGACAATCTGCGCATGGCATACAATGCGGCGATCTGGCTCATTGGCAgtgccttcgtgggcctgctcaTACGGCGAGTCTTTTTCTTGTGA
- the LOC119174868 gene encoding zinc finger protein 706, whose translation MARGQQKIQSQQKAQKKQEQLKKQQNRDQKGAAAKALTHTCTVCKAQMPDPKTYKQHFENKHPKNDLPEDLLGV comes from the exons ATGGCACGCGGACAGCAGAAAATTCAGTCTCAGCAGAAGGCGCAGAAGAAGCAGGAGCAGCTGAAGAAGCAGCAGAATCGTGACCAGAAGGGGGCTGCTGCCAAGGCTCTAACCCACACATGCACTGTGTGCAAG GCTCAGATGCCAGATCCGAAAACGTACAAGCAGCACTTCGAAAACAAGCATCCCAAAAATGACCTGCCGGAGGACCTGTTGGGCGTCTGA
- the LOC119174867 gene encoding RCC1-like G exchanging factor-like protein: MVGTTAFTRAVTIRQLRSLLCPCGTGVLHGRRGNRTKALTSEDELPVFQYTGEKTKRRKRVYAWGSCLTGALGHDKLVRPKLGHAPRSGHHKPYKLPFSEFYTVNDVACGYGFTLLSAHEDKIKNPAKVYGTGINTDFQIGYQCVRRGHPLKVLTEPVGIPLPLKSESTRILRVACGRSHSVVLTDKEGAFSFGNNSFGQCGRPVVTDESPESCATPRQIQGIRGKIVDVVCGQDHTLFLTDEGAVYSCGWSADGQTGLGIYGSQGIPKRVNGDLSGVRIVRVAGTVDCILAVSDSGDLFGWGNSEYGQFGRQTDDKQMCFARNLNFPHGKVKAVASGGTMCGVVTESGDVYVWGYGLLGLGPEVSVKTIPTLLPRPLFGANRFAPDTQVVDLFCGLNHFAALNSRGELYTWGKNRNGCLGLGHSMDQHFPFRVSLTAKILKVSCGVDHTAVLSQSLC, from the exons ATGGTCGGAACGACTGCTTTCACGCGAGCCGTGACGATCAGGCAGCTGCGGTCGCTCCTGTGTCCATGCGGCACAGGCGTGTTGCACGGCCGTCGCGGGAACCGCACGAAAGCACTGACCTCCGAAGACGAGCTGCCCGTGTTTCAGTACACGGGTGAGAAGACCAAGCGCCGGAAACGGGTCTACGCCTGGGGCAGCTGCCTGACGGGAGCCTTGGGCCACGACAAACTTGTGCGACCGAAACTCGGACATGCACCCCGCTCCGGACACCACAAGCCGTACAAGCTGCCTTTCTCCGAGTTCTACACG GTCAACGATGTGGCCTGTGGCTACGGTTTCACTTTGCTGTCAGCGCATGAAGACAAAATTAAGAATCCCGCCAAAGTTTATGGCACTGGCATCAACACAGACTTCCAGATCGGCTATCAGTGCGTGCGCAGAG GGCATCCCTTGAAAGTACTGACTGAGCCAGTGGGTATCCCACTGCCGTTGAAGAGCGAGTCGACGCGCATCTTGCGTGTCGCTTGTGGCCGCTCGCACAGTGTAGTGCTTACGGACAAGGAAGGCG CATTTTCATTTGGGAACAATTCGTTCGGACAGTGCGGCAGACCGGTTGTCACGGATGAGAGCCCCGAGAGCTGTGCCACTCCTCGTCAGATTCAAGGCATTCGTGGGAAAATTGTGGAT GTGGTTTGTGGGCAGGACCACACTCTCTTTCTCACGGATGAAGGGGCCGTGTACAGTTGTGGATGGAGCGCCGATGGGCAAACTGGACTCGGCATCTATGGCAGCCAGGGCATACCAAAACGTGTCAATGGAGACCTCAGTGGAGTCCGTATCGTCCGAGTAGCTGGCACTGTAGACTGTATCCTGGCTGTGTCTG ACTCTGGTGACCTGTTTGGATGGGGGAATTCCGAGTATGGCCAGTTTGGAAGGCAAACAGATGACAAGCAG ATGTGCTTTGCAAGGAATCTGAACTTCCCACATGGAAAAGTTAAGGCTGTTGCCAGTGGAGGTACAATGTGTGGAGTAGTTACGG AAAGCGGGGATGTCTACGTGTGGGGATATGGCTTGCTCGGCCTAGGACCCGAAGTGTCTGTCAAGACCATCCCAACCCTGCTTCCCAGGCCCCTCTTTGGAGCAAATCGCTTCGCCCCTGACACCCAGGTCGTTGACTTGTTCTGTGGGCTCAACCACTTTGCAGCCCTAAACA GCAGAGGAGAGCTGTACACTTGGGGAAAAAACAGGAATGGCTGCCTTGGCCTCGGTCACTCTATGGATCAACATTTTCCGTTCAGG GTCAGCCTCACAGCGAAGATTCTGAAGGTCAGCTGTGGTGTGGACCACACAGCCGTGCTGAGCCAATCCCTGTGCTGA